From one Microlunatus sp. Gsoil 973 genomic stretch:
- the rplT gene encoding 50S ribosomal protein L20 produces the protein MARVKRSVNAHKKRREVLEQASGYRGQRSRLYRKAKEQVTHSFTYAYRDRRARKGEFRKLWIQRINAAVRAEGMTYNRFIAGLRAAGVEVDRKILADLAVTDSAAFAALVKVAKEHSAEAAAA, from the coding sequence ATGGCACGCGTCAAGCGTTCCGTCAACGCGCACAAGAAGCGTCGCGAGGTCCTCGAACAGGCCTCCGGTTACCGGGGTCAGCGCTCCCGGCTGTACCGCAAGGCCAAGGAGCAGGTGACGCATTCGTTCACCTACGCCTACCGTGACCGCCGCGCTCGCAAGGGCGAGTTCCGCAAGCTGTGGATCCAGCGGATCAACGCCGCCGTGCGCGCCGAGGGCATGACCTACAACCGGTTCATCGCGGGGCTGCGCGCCGCCGGTGTGGAGGTCGATCGCAAGATCCTCGCCGATCTCGCCGTCACCGACTCCGCCGCGTTCGCCGCGCTGGTCAAGGTCGCCAAGGAGCACAGCGCAGAAGCTGCTGCCGCCTGA
- the rpmI gene encoding 50S ribosomal protein L35, whose protein sequence is MPKMKTHSGAKKRFRTTGSGKIVHRKAGKTHLNEHKPSKRLRRIDAFGTLEGGDAKTIKKLLRK, encoded by the coding sequence ATGCCGAAGATGAAGACGCACTCCGGCGCCAAGAAGCGCTTCCGGACGACCGGCTCGGGAAAGATCGTGCACCGCAAGGCGGGCAAGACCCACTTGAACGAGCACAAGCCGAGCAAGCGGCTCCGCCGTATCGACGCCTTCGGCACCCTCGAGGGCGGCGACGCCAAGACGATCAAGAAGCTGCTCCGTAAGTAA
- the infC gene encoding translation initiation factor IF-3, with translation MNRVFAVGGGPFLLPLSRGSGAVGPARSRTEEPSTNLEELISSEPRINERIRIPEVRLVGPAGEQVGIVRIEDALRLAREAELDLVEVAPMARPPVAKLMDYGKFKYENAQKARESRRNQTNTVIKEMKLRPKIDAHDYETKKGHVVRFLKEGDKVKITIMFRGREQSRPELGYNLLQRLATDVEEFGFIESSPKQDGRNMLMVLGPHKNRSALKAERGGAVKATESPEDLIDEERAKPVTRKKDALAGLDPDQI, from the coding sequence ATGAACCGGGTCTTCGCCGTCGGCGGGGGCCCGTTCTTGTTGCCCTTGTCGCGCGGATCCGGTGCCGTCGGGCCGGCGAGGTCGCGCACCGAAGAACCATCGACAAACCTGGAGGAACTCATCAGCTCCGAACCGCGAATCAACGAACGCATTCGCATCCCCGAAGTTCGCCTGGTAGGACCGGCCGGCGAACAGGTCGGGATTGTCCGGATCGAGGACGCCCTGCGGCTGGCCCGCGAGGCAGAACTCGATCTGGTCGAAGTCGCGCCCATGGCGCGGCCCCCGGTCGCCAAGCTCATGGACTACGGCAAGTTCAAGTACGAGAACGCGCAGAAGGCCCGTGAGTCCCGGCGGAACCAGACCAACACCGTCATCAAGGAGATGAAACTCCGTCCCAAGATCGACGCGCACGACTACGAGACCAAGAAGGGTCACGTCGTCCGGTTCCTCAAGGAAGGCGACAAGGTCAAGATCACGATCATGTTCCGCGGCCGGGAGCAGTCCCGCCCAGAACTCGGCTACAACCTGCTGCAACGGTTGGCCACCGATGTCGAGGAGTTCGGCTTCATCGAGTCCTCGCCGAAGCAGGACGGACGCAACATGCTGATGGTGTTGGGTCCGCACAAGAACAGGTCGGCACTCAAGGCCGAACGCGGTGGCGCTGTGAAGGCGACCGAGTCGCCGGAGGATCTGATTGACGAAGAACGTGCCAAGCCGGTGACGCGGAAGAAGGACGCGCTCGCGGGCTTGGATCCCGATCAGATCTGA
- a CDS encoding MFS transporter, with the protein MPGPASGDVVAERNELSAQATKRVFRRLVPFLLLMYVIAFLDRSNVSFAQDEWQANAGISAASYSFGAGLFFAGYAIFEVPSNLLLHRVGARWWLARIMVSWGIVSSLFMFVSGPTSFYILRFLLGVTEAGFFPGVILYLTYWVPARHLNRARGYFYMGIALAGILGNPLSGGLLELDGVAGLHGTQWMFLVEGVLAIAVGIWSYFFLTDRPRHATWLPDDQREALATVIDEEDTAKSSGHGPTKVMRALGNWRVWYFAAIYFCIQIAVYGMTFFLPTQVTAITGQKLGFAAALVTAIPWLFGLISVAYFPGLADRTRRHRLIGTTLLLVSALGIAISGALSGNPVLAIGGLALAAIGFVAVQPIFWALPTEYMTGYAAAAGIGLINSLGNLGGFLAPVMRSRFDETVGGNSGLYSLAAGAAAAAVLMAITALFPKANKIETGEAGTVRADRVTERTR; encoded by the coding sequence ATGCCCGGACCAGCGTCCGGCGACGTGGTCGCTGAACGCAACGAACTCAGTGCACAGGCGACAAAGCGGGTCTTCCGTCGGCTGGTCCCGTTCCTGCTGCTGATGTACGTGATCGCCTTCCTCGACCGGAGCAACGTGTCCTTCGCCCAGGACGAGTGGCAGGCGAACGCCGGGATCAGCGCCGCGTCCTACTCCTTCGGCGCCGGCCTGTTCTTCGCCGGGTACGCCATCTTCGAGGTGCCGAGCAATCTGTTGTTGCACCGGGTCGGCGCCCGGTGGTGGCTGGCCAGGATCATGGTCAGCTGGGGCATCGTCTCGAGCCTCTTCATGTTCGTCAGCGGGCCGACGAGCTTCTACATCCTGCGATTCCTGCTCGGGGTGACCGAGGCCGGGTTCTTCCCCGGCGTCATCCTCTACCTCACCTACTGGGTGCCCGCACGTCATCTGAACCGGGCTCGCGGCTACTTCTACATGGGCATCGCGTTGGCCGGCATCCTCGGTAATCCGCTGTCGGGCGGACTGCTCGAACTTGACGGCGTCGCCGGCCTGCACGGCACCCAGTGGATGTTCCTGGTCGAGGGGGTGCTGGCCATCGCGGTCGGCATCTGGTCCTACTTCTTCCTCACCGACCGGCCACGACACGCCACCTGGCTGCCCGACGACCAACGGGAGGCATTGGCCACGGTGATCGACGAGGAGGACACCGCGAAGTCCTCCGGCCACGGCCCGACCAAGGTGATGCGCGCGCTCGGGAACTGGCGCGTCTGGTACTTCGCGGCCATCTATTTCTGCATCCAGATCGCGGTCTACGGGATGACCTTCTTCCTGCCGACCCAGGTCACCGCGATCACCGGGCAGAAGCTCGGCTTCGCGGCCGCCCTGGTCACCGCCATCCCGTGGCTCTTCGGGCTGATCTCGGTCGCCTACTTCCCCGGGCTTGCTGACCGCACCCGTCGGCACCGGTTGATCGGCACCACCCTGTTGCTGGTCAGTGCGCTCGGGATCGCAATCTCCGGTGCGCTGAGCGGCAACCCGGTGTTGGCCATCGGCGGACTGGCGCTGGCCGCGATCGGCTTCGTCGCGGTCCAACCCATCTTCTGGGCACTGCCCACCGAATACATGACCGGGTACGCGGCCGCCGCGGGGATCGGATTGATCAATTCGCTGGGAAATCTCGGCGGATTCCTGGCGCCGGTGATGCGCAGCCGCTTCGATGAGACCGTCGGCGGGAACTCCGGACTCTACTCGCTGGCCGCCGGGGCGGCTGCGGCGGCCGTGCTGATGGCGATCACCGCACTGTTCCCGAAGGCGAACAAGATCGAGACCGGTGAGGCCGGGACCGTCCGGGCCGACCGCGTGACCGAAAGGACCCGATGA
- a CDS encoding zinc-binding dehydrogenase — protein sequence MRALVLNGDYDISVQERPDPSPAPGEVLIDVIATGICGSDFHGYSGENGRRRPGQVMGHETVGRISALGPQVGDRAEDHREGDPGSGDRWAGSLRVGDLVTVNPVISCGTCAACRAGRDHWCGTKKVFGVAPEIAAAFADRFVMPAGNVVRLPADLPAELGALVEPLSVGYHAVRRGQPSPDDRVLILGGGPIGQACLLAARRLGVERLAVSDPQESRRSICARLGAAVLDPTGDGSADAAVAALGDRPTLVLDAVGIPATVAAGLEVSALGARIVLVGMGSPRIDLAAYAISTQERSLIGSFTYTATEFAETAAWVGGRPEGIESLIDGRVDWDGAPRAFDDLARGATEASKILVFPQGVPA from the coding sequence ATGAGAGCCCTGGTGCTCAATGGCGACTACGACATCTCCGTCCAGGAGCGTCCCGATCCGAGCCCGGCACCGGGCGAGGTGCTGATCGACGTCATCGCGACCGGGATCTGTGGTTCGGACTTCCACGGATACTCCGGGGAGAACGGTCGGCGCCGGCCCGGCCAGGTGATGGGCCACGAAACCGTCGGCAGGATCTCCGCGCTCGGCCCGCAGGTCGGCGATCGTGCTGAAGATCATCGGGAAGGTGATCCCGGGTCGGGTGATCGTTGGGCGGGCAGTCTTCGGGTCGGCGACCTCGTGACGGTGAACCCGGTGATCAGCTGCGGCACCTGCGCGGCCTGTCGCGCCGGCCGGGACCACTGGTGTGGGACCAAGAAGGTCTTCGGCGTGGCACCGGAGATCGCGGCCGCCTTCGCAGACCGGTTCGTGATGCCGGCCGGCAACGTGGTCAGACTGCCGGCCGACCTGCCGGCCGAACTGGGCGCACTGGTCGAGCCGCTGTCGGTCGGCTACCACGCCGTACGCCGAGGTCAGCCGAGCCCCGATGATCGTGTCCTGATCCTGGGCGGCGGGCCGATCGGCCAGGCCTGTCTGTTGGCGGCCCGGCGGCTGGGTGTGGAGCGGCTGGCGGTTTCGGATCCGCAGGAGTCCCGCCGCTCGATCTGCGCCAGGCTCGGGGCGGCGGTGCTCGACCCTACGGGCGACGGGTCGGCAGACGCCGCGGTCGCCGCCCTCGGCGACCGCCCGACGCTGGTGCTCGACGCAGTAGGCATCCCTGCGACGGTAGCTGCCGGGCTCGAGGTCTCGGCCCTCGGCGCGAGGATCGTGCTGGTCGGCATGGGCTCACCGCGGATCGATCTCGCCGCATATGCGATCAGCACCCAGGAACGGTCGCTGATCGGCTCGTTCACCTACACCGCAACGGAATTCGCCGAAACGGCCGCCTGGGTGGGCGGCCGGCCGGAGGGAATCGAGTCGCTGATCGACGGCCGGGTCGACTGGGACGGCGCGCCGCGGGCGTTCGATGATCTTGCGCGGGGCGCCACCGAGGCGAGCAAGATCCTGGTCTTTCCGCAGGGTGTGCCGGCATGA
- the rhmD gene encoding L-rhamnonate dehydratase: MSRIGTTKITDVRAYVVGGASGTAGAGVDYHDQQGYHWIDDHIATPMAGYPGYADSRRSFGLNVLGTLVVQVEADDQTIGFGVTTAGEPGAWIVEHHLSRFLIGTPVTQIEKIWDQLYRSTLFYGRKGLVLNVISAVDLALWDLLGRIRQEPVYALLGGPVRDELIMYATGARPDRARELGFVGGKLPLHHGPHEGAEGLRANLAELATMRDLVGPDFWLMLDCWMSLDLDYAVRLADAAQEYGLKWLEEALPPDDYWGYRALRAAAPRGMLISTGEHEATRWGFRMLLEMGCADILQPDVGWCGGITELLRISALADAHGALVVPHGSSVYSYHFVITRTNSPFAEFIMMAPEADEVVPMFRPLLLNEPVPINGRLRLPETPGFGVELNPEVELTRPYQRR, translated from the coding sequence ATGAGCAGGATCGGTACGACGAAGATCACCGACGTCCGGGCGTACGTGGTGGGCGGGGCGTCCGGTACGGCCGGCGCCGGAGTCGACTATCACGATCAGCAGGGCTATCACTGGATCGATGACCACATCGCCACCCCGATGGCGGGCTACCCCGGCTACGCCGACAGCCGACGATCATTCGGGCTGAACGTTCTCGGCACGCTGGTGGTCCAGGTCGAGGCCGACGACCAAACGATCGGCTTCGGCGTGACAACGGCGGGCGAACCCGGCGCCTGGATCGTCGAACACCACCTGTCCCGGTTCCTGATCGGGACGCCGGTCACCCAGATCGAGAAGATCTGGGACCAGCTGTACCGCTCGACGCTCTTCTACGGCCGCAAGGGACTGGTGCTGAACGTGATCAGCGCAGTCGACCTGGCGTTGTGGGACCTGCTCGGCCGGATCCGTCAGGAACCGGTGTACGCCTTGTTGGGCGGTCCGGTCCGCGACGAGTTGATCATGTACGCCACCGGCGCCCGGCCCGATCGTGCCCGGGAGTTGGGCTTCGTCGGCGGCAAGCTGCCGCTGCATCACGGTCCGCACGAGGGCGCGGAGGGTCTCCGCGCCAACCTGGCCGAGCTGGCGACGATGCGGGACCTCGTCGGCCCGGACTTCTGGCTGATGCTCGACTGTTGGATGTCGCTGGACCTTGACTACGCCGTACGGCTCGCCGATGCCGCCCAGGAGTACGGATTGAAATGGCTCGAGGAGGCGCTGCCGCCCGACGACTACTGGGGCTACCGGGCGTTGCGGGCCGCCGCCCCGCGGGGCATGTTGATCTCCACCGGCGAGCACGAGGCCACCCGCTGGGGATTCCGGATGCTGTTGGAGATGGGCTGTGCCGACATCCTGCAGCCTGATGTCGGCTGGTGCGGCGGCATCACCGAGTTGCTCAGGATCTCCGCGCTGGCCGACGCCCATGGAGCGCTGGTGGTGCCGCACGGGTCGAGCGTCTACAGCTACCACTTCGTGATCACCCGGACCAACAGCCCGTTCGCCGAGTTCATCATGATGGCGCCGGAGGCCGACGAGGTGGTGCCGATGTTCCGACCGTTGCTCCTGAACGAACCGGTGCCGATCAACGGCAGACTGCGGCTGCCGGAGACGCCAGGCTTCGGCGTCGAATTGAATCCCGAGGTCGAACTCACCCGGCCGTACCAGCGTCGCTGA
- a CDS encoding SseB family protein, translating into MPEPHHQRTLADTPFPGDDGQADPQIRDRLAAVGSDPESYLRAIAALCTVRLLVPVVATTTVEGRTEAGLTSDKEAEMAVVLLQTADGRKAMVAFTGLDALAAWNSEARPVPVTLDLAAGSARQEAAEALLIDVGTSHPLAVDGQLLDQLAAGHRLVELPDGGFGWAVPADRDQPG; encoded by the coding sequence ATGCCAGAACCCCATCACCAACGCACACTTGCCGACACACCCTTCCCGGGCGACGACGGGCAGGCCGATCCACAGATCCGCGACCGGCTCGCAGCCGTCGGATCCGATCCGGAAAGTTACCTCCGAGCGATCGCCGCGTTGTGCACCGTACGCCTCCTCGTGCCGGTGGTCGCGACGACGACCGTCGAAGGTCGCACCGAGGCGGGCCTGACATCGGACAAGGAGGCCGAGATGGCCGTCGTCCTCTTGCAGACCGCCGACGGGCGGAAGGCCATGGTCGCCTTCACCGGCCTGGATGCTCTGGCCGCCTGGAACTCCGAGGCGAGGCCGGTGCCGGTGACGCTCGACCTGGCGGCCGGCTCGGCGAGGCAGGAGGCCGCGGAGGCGCTGTTGATCGATGTCGGGACGTCCCACCCGCTGGCCGTCGACGGCCAGCTCCTCGACCAGCTCGCCGCGGGGCACCGGCTGGTCGAACTGCCCGACGGTGGCTTCGGTTGGGCCGTGCCGGCCGATCGTGACCAGCCCGGGTGA
- a CDS encoding GNAT family N-acetyltransferase: protein MSDIEIRELTVPEAEGAAGWDELVGYAELSNQVVREDTGVTDLDEPPKQVLARLRDPYTASRVFGVYRGDRMVGFGEVESEREQTIAWLWAGIVAAERRRRLGSQLVEVLTGAAVEAGATTLQAGTYHTDLDSEPRLASPSGPGSIPAADATTQFLRARGFGLGQVEIMSALSLPVSEDRLTELAGLARPADDYELIDWTGATPPGLLDGYAKLRTIVSTAVPTGELAEEQQVWDADRVRSRDEQNARAGLITTITVARHRPTGDLVAFTALARPAGASGRAVTQGYTMVLPEHRGHNLGMRIKINNLRRLMTVDDLPARIITGNAGENEAMLRINLALGFRPFVVAGWWEKKLVAG from the coding sequence GTGTCCGACATCGAGATCCGTGAACTGACCGTCCCTGAGGCCGAAGGCGCCGCGGGTTGGGATGAGCTGGTCGGCTATGCCGAGCTGAGCAACCAGGTCGTCCGCGAGGACACCGGCGTGACCGACCTCGATGAACCGCCGAAACAGGTCCTTGCCCGCCTTCGTGACCCGTACACGGCCAGCCGGGTGTTCGGTGTCTACCGGGGCGACCGAATGGTCGGCTTCGGTGAGGTCGAGAGCGAGCGGGAGCAGACGATCGCCTGGCTCTGGGCAGGGATCGTGGCGGCGGAGCGTCGCCGGCGGTTGGGCTCACAGCTGGTCGAGGTGCTGACCGGTGCTGCCGTCGAAGCCGGCGCGACCACTCTGCAGGCCGGCACGTACCACACGGATCTGGACAGCGAGCCTCGCCTGGCCTCACCGTCGGGGCCCGGGTCGATTCCGGCAGCTGACGCAACTACGCAGTTCCTGCGGGCCCGCGGTTTCGGGCTCGGGCAGGTCGAGATCATGAGTGCCCTGTCCTTGCCCGTCTCGGAGGACAGGCTGACGGAGCTGGCCGGGCTGGCACGACCGGCGGACGACTACGAGCTGATCGACTGGACGGGCGCGACGCCTCCGGGGCTGCTCGACGGCTACGCCAAGCTGCGCACGATCGTCAGCACGGCCGTGCCGACCGGTGAGCTGGCAGAGGAGCAACAGGTCTGGGACGCCGACCGGGTCCGCAGCCGCGACGAGCAGAACGCCCGGGCCGGACTGATCACCACGATCACGGTCGCCCGACATCGGCCGACCGGCGATCTGGTCGCCTTCACCGCGCTGGCCCGCCCGGCGGGGGCGAGCGGCCGGGCGGTCACCCAGGGATACACGATGGTGCTTCCGGAGCACCGCGGGCACAACCTGGGAATGCGGATCAAGATCAACAATCTCCGACGGCTGATGACCGTCGACGACCTACCAGCAAGGATCATCACCGGCAATGCCGGCGAGAACGAGGCGATGCTGCGCATCAACCTGGCGCTGGGCTTCCGCCCGTTCGTGGTCGCGGGATGGTGGGAGAAGAAGCTGGTCGCCGGCTAG
- a CDS encoding PH domain-containing protein — MGVLVSYPRRMRIVGSVFSGVLVAAVIVGWIALPPHLRALFTPSQVITLLLVLFVIIAVIMAVAMSTVRADHAGLEIRNAVRIHKIGWHQVCGLVYREGDPWPTLLINDREDPDKIMLLGIQRTDHQRADRAVATLRRLRTEADAAR; from the coding sequence GTGGGAGTGTTGGTCAGCTATCCGCGGCGGATGCGGATCGTCGGTAGCGTCTTCTCCGGTGTCCTGGTGGCCGCCGTGATAGTCGGCTGGATCGCGCTGCCGCCGCACCTACGGGCCCTGTTCACTCCGTCGCAGGTGATCACGCTGTTGTTGGTGCTGTTCGTGATCATCGCAGTGATCATGGCCGTCGCAATGAGCACGGTACGCGCCGATCATGCCGGCCTGGAGATCCGCAACGCTGTCCGGATCCACAAGATCGGCTGGCACCAGGTGTGCGGACTCGTCTACCGCGAAGGCGACCCGTGGCCCACCCTGTTGATCAACGACCGCGAGGACCCGGACAAGATCATGTTGCTGGGCATCCAGCGGACCGACCACCAGCGTGCCGACCGGGCCGTCGCGACGTTGCGCCGGCTGCGCACCGAAGCCGACGCCGCGCGCTAG
- the hisG gene encoding ATP phosphoribosyltransferase — MLRVAVPNKGALSEGAAAILREAGYSQRSEAKQLVHLDSDTGVEFFYLRPRDIATYVAEGTLDVGFTGRDLLVDSGASAEEVMVLGFARSRFRFAAPAGSDFTEDRLDGVRLATSFPRVVGEYLSRRGVTPRLIQLEGAVESSIRLGIADVIADVVETGTTLRQAGLELFGDPILESEAILIKHSARETMPDGFDTLVRRLSGVLIARTYVMIDYDVDGDHLDDACKITPGLEGPTISPLARDGWYAVRAMVKRAEAQQLMDELWNLGARAILATDIAASRL, encoded by the coding sequence ATGCTGCGGGTCGCCGTACCCAACAAGGGCGCCCTCTCCGAGGGAGCCGCAGCCATCCTCCGGGAAGCCGGCTACAGCCAACGCAGCGAGGCCAAACAGCTGGTGCATCTTGACTCCGACACCGGTGTGGAGTTCTTCTACCTGCGACCGCGCGACATCGCCACCTACGTCGCCGAGGGCACCCTCGACGTCGGCTTCACCGGTCGGGATCTGCTGGTCGACTCGGGCGCGAGTGCCGAGGAGGTCATGGTGCTCGGCTTCGCCCGCAGCCGGTTCCGGTTCGCGGCACCGGCCGGCAGTGACTTCACCGAGGACCGGCTGGACGGCGTACGCCTCGCCACCTCCTTTCCGCGGGTGGTCGGCGAGTACCTCTCCCGGCGCGGTGTGACGCCCCGGCTGATCCAGCTCGAGGGCGCCGTCGAATCCTCGATCCGGCTGGGTATCGCCGACGTGATCGCCGATGTGGTCGAGACCGGAACGACTCTGCGGCAGGCCGGTCTCGAACTGTTCGGCGACCCGATCCTCGAATCCGAAGCGATCCTGATCAAGCACAGTGCCCGGGAGACGATGCCGGACGGCTTCGACACACTGGTCCGACGGCTCAGCGGCGTCCTGATAGCCAGGACCTACGTGATGATCGACTACGACGTCGACGGTGATCATCTCGACGATGCGTGCAAGATCACCCCCGGGCTGGAGGGACCGACGATCTCGCCGCTGGCCCGGGACGGCTGGTATGCCGTCCGGGCGATGGTCAAGCGGGCCGAGGCACAGCAGCTGATGGACGAACTGTGGAACCTCGGCGCCCGCGCCATCCTGGCGACCGACATCGCCGCCAGCCGGCTGTAG
- a CDS encoding phosphoribosyl-ATP diphosphatase, with the protein MKTFDDLFAELSEKARLREPGSGTVARLDAGVHEIGKKIVEEAAEVWMAAEHEGGDRTAEEISQLLYHLQVMMLALDLDLADVYRHL; encoded by the coding sequence CTGAAGACCTTCGACGATCTCTTCGCCGAGCTCTCCGAGAAGGCCCGGCTGCGTGAGCCGGGATCGGGCACGGTCGCCCGCCTGGACGCCGGTGTCCATGAGATCGGGAAGAAGATCGTCGAAGAGGCCGCCGAGGTCTGGATGGCCGCCGAACACGAGGGTGGCGACCGGACCGCCGAGGAGATCAGCCAACTGCTCTACCATCTGCAGGTGATGATGCTCGCGCTCGATCTCGACCTGGCCGACGTCTACCGTCACCTCTGA
- the pnuC gene encoding nicotinamide riboside transporter PnuC — protein sequence MTELLGRLVNAQINIGPGITWREIVGNGFGIASALLGMVRRVAAWPIGIVGNVLLFTVFLGATFGTPQDLNLWGQAGRQVFFAIVSVYGWVKWYQFRKHNADQTGGQNVAVRPRWANRWERLQLIIGAVVLWAVFYFALKALGSWGPASDAWILTGSILATYGMARGWTEFWLIWIAVDAVGVPLLFSAGYYPSAIMYIVYAVIVVVGFVSWLRIQRREAPDGTVPAAEPVATK from the coding sequence ATCACCGAGCTGCTCGGCCGACTGGTCAACGCCCAGATCAACATCGGACCGGGCATCACCTGGCGGGAGATCGTCGGGAACGGGTTCGGCATCGCCAGTGCGTTGCTGGGCATGGTACGCAGGGTCGCTGCCTGGCCGATCGGGATCGTCGGGAACGTCTTGTTGTTCACGGTGTTCCTGGGCGCCACCTTCGGCACGCCGCAGGACCTCAACCTCTGGGGCCAGGCCGGTCGCCAGGTGTTCTTCGCGATCGTCAGCGTGTACGGCTGGGTCAAGTGGTACCAGTTCCGCAAACACAACGCCGACCAGACCGGCGGCCAGAACGTCGCGGTCCGGCCGCGCTGGGCGAACCGGTGGGAACGGCTGCAGTTGATCATCGGCGCGGTGGTGCTCTGGGCCGTCTTCTACTTCGCGCTCAAGGCGCTCGGCTCCTGGGGCCCCGCCTCCGATGCGTGGATCCTGACCGGCTCCATCCTGGCCACCTACGGAATGGCCCGCGGCTGGACCGAGTTCTGGCTGATCTGGATCGCGGTCGATGCGGTCGGTGTGCCGCTGCTGTTCTCCGCCGGCTACTACCCGTCGGCGATCATGTACATCGTCTATGCGGTGATCGTCGTCGTCGGGTTCGTCTCCTGGCTACGGATCCAGCGTCGGGAGGCTCCGGACGGCACCGTGCCGGCAGCCGAGCCGGTGGCAACCAAATAG
- the mshC gene encoding cysteine--1-D-myo-inosityl 2-amino-2-deoxy-alpha-D-glucopyranoside ligase has translation MQAWRAAPVPTVPRTDSDDLKIFDSAAQEIVTLGPRHGIARMYVCGITPYDATHMGHANTYVTFDLLNRVWRDHGLDVKYTQNVTDVDDPLLERADQTGVDWRDLAADQIQLFRDDMEALNVIPPADYVGAVESVGLITDLIDELQQRGSIYAVDDPDYPDLYFRRKSDDDFGSLGHLEGAQALAVFAERGGDPDRPGKEDPLDCLVWRLERPGEPAWDSPFGRGRPGWHIECTAIALQKLGTDFDVQGGGSDLVFPHHEMCAAEARVATGRPLARAYVHGGMVGLDGEKMSKSLGNLVLVSQLREQGTDPMAIRLALLANRYREDWFWTDDLLRSAERRLQRWREAVRLDAGLGAAEVITQIRSALNHDLDAPTALAAVDAWAGASLAADCDDTEAPRQVAEAVDALLGIRL, from the coding sequence ATGCAGGCCTGGAGAGCGGCGCCCGTCCCCACCGTCCCGCGCACAGACAGCGATGACCTGAAGATCTTCGATTCGGCGGCACAGGAAATCGTCACCCTCGGTCCTCGCCACGGCATTGCACGGATGTACGTCTGCGGCATCACCCCGTACGACGCCACCCACATGGGCCATGCCAACACCTACGTCACCTTCGACCTGCTGAACCGTGTCTGGCGGGACCACGGCCTCGACGTCAAATACACCCAGAACGTCACCGATGTCGACGATCCGCTGCTGGAACGGGCGGACCAGACCGGGGTGGACTGGCGTGACCTGGCCGCGGACCAGATCCAGTTGTTCCGCGACGACATGGAGGCGCTGAACGTCATCCCACCGGCCGACTACGTCGGAGCGGTCGAGTCGGTCGGACTGATCACCGACCTGATCGACGAGTTGCAGCAGCGCGGCTCCATCTACGCCGTGGACGACCCCGACTACCCGGATCTGTACTTCCGCCGCAAGAGTGACGACGACTTCGGCTCGCTCGGCCACCTCGAGGGTGCGCAGGCGCTCGCCGTCTTCGCCGAACGCGGCGGCGATCCGGACCGACCGGGCAAGGAGGATCCGCTGGACTGCCTGGTCTGGCGCCTGGAGCGACCTGGGGAGCCGGCCTGGGACAGCCCGTTCGGCCGTGGCCGGCCCGGCTGGCACATCGAGTGCACGGCGATCGCACTGCAGAAACTCGGTACTGATTTCGACGTCCAGGGCGGCGGCAGCGACCTCGTCTTCCCTCATCACGAGATGTGCGCTGCCGAGGCGCGGGTGGCAACCGGCAGGCCGCTCGCCAGAGCGTACGTGCACGGTGGGATGGTCGGCCTGGACGGCGAGAAGATGTCGAAGTCACTGGGCAACCTCGTCCTGGTGTCGCAGTTGCGCGAACAGGGCACCGACCCGATGGCCATCCGCCTCGCCCTACTGGCCAACCGCTACCGGGAGGACTGGTTCTGGACCGATGATCTGCTCCGATCCGCCGAGCGCCGGCTGCAGCGCTGGCGGGAGGCCGTACGTCTGGACGCCGGCCTGGGCGCCGCCGAAGTGATCACCCAGATCCGCTCGGCCCTGAACCATGACCTGGATGCACCGACCGCGCTGGCCGCGGTCGACGCCTGGGCCGGCGCCTCGTTGGCGGCCGACTGCGACGACACCGAGGCCCCCCGGCAGGTGGCCGAAGCCGTCGACGCCCTGCTGGGCATCCGCCTCTGA